The DNA segment aaattttagggacatgcttagaaatcagtaactaaggttattgtcctttcacatgtccaaaatttttgttttaaagtgaaaagggcgttatggtcaacttttaggcatttaacggaaatgtgcaaaagactcggacaaacaacgaaccggtcacagagggttataccatcatgtaacctggtcctaagagagtcctaaggcatatctaaatcataccataacgggtcagaactgaagtcaaagcaaaagtcaaagttttgcgactttcgattctgaaccgggtcaaaacagtaaacggtcggatcaaacaagcttagactagttaatatacttattatcatgtcatatgagtgttaaaacaggttacacgccatctacattactgattatgcataaaatcgcaaattagcattctgttgactttttctaagcaagtttgactcgacattcggactagttagagtgggaatcaaagGGTgccccttttaggggtttaatgccaacatgattaccaacatataactacctttgattcgacaaatcactggaccatttgtgatttatcgttaagtcaatcgttagttacgacggattgacttttaggctaaaactaagcaaaacctaaccaagaaagggtggagcatacttacaagagtcctatgcacgactaggaTGAGTATTGaaggctcttgagctccagaagtgatcaagaaagcagttgaaggtgtgaagaacaatgTTGCTACTTATGGTCCTTTTATACTAGTTTAGGAtgcataagatcatcacaacaaggcctacaagtgttcttggatgatcaacaactgtccctgagtgctaggggacgtttagggggcgcccatgctcttaATAATGGTCTATAAGTTGGTTAAAACACttaacagtgcttctgtccgcatTGTTTGCATCTGGGctttgacgcggcccgcgtaagagttcacttaacttttacgcgggtcgccagAATCCCTTCTGACAAGCCCATATCTTTCTGatgctcgcggcccgcgtaaagtctCTGGtatctttaacgcggcccgcctgaaacctaattttcaagattttcaaatcctttgtaattattgccctggcctttcggtttcgaaggggtaactttgcgttttgggcctcgtttatttacgaacaaggcctcggaacttttacccaacttattaacccttggttaatttattatttcccaaaaagtcataactttcattgttgacgtttttaacccttcacatacgaatttgatcataactttctcgttttaaaacggaacttcacgaaatttatatcgtatgttctagtgagcgtaatttactgttacaaagcctcaggTATGTTAAAGGATccctcagaggtataacttaaacatgttgacacatttaacccctgtagtttgtaatctctcactttcttccacaattcgttcGGTACGATcaatgattcattcgtttgaaggtacgagcatcatctagggttactgtacagtatttttatcccttgttgacatttttaaacCCTCGAgttcacatactttcaatgtttgtcaactttagtcctttatttagtatttaataccacgtgtaaacttatgacacgtgtcattacattattggacgcaaaatttcgaggtgttacacgatTTATGTGGAATTTTGTGTTTTATGTGGATTTTACCTATTTATATGTTTTGATTTTGGTGATTTATACGCTTTTCGCTCTCGCATTGATCGACACACACAAAtcgcactgcacatctatctTAAATCGCTAACAAATCGTTACTACTTGTGGATGCtcgcatgctatgttactcgctTATGCTATGCTACTCGTTGTGTGCTCGCCAATCGCACTCGCTATTATCGAACGCgcgaactttgaatgataggtttctgtattctgactgctttatgtgcttctgtgccttacgtgcttctgtgcattacgtgcttctgtgctcctacgtgcttatgtgttctgtgattatgtgatatatgtttatgtgtttatatagTTGATGTGTTCCTTCGCTCTAGTAGTAGTACGTGTGAGGTGAGAATCGATTATATAGCGTTTTGAATCCTATGGCGCTGTCTATTGCAAATAATGTCATCATTTGGATTGTTTTATTCCCGCACCGCTCGCCGCAATCACGATGACAAACGCATCGCCTCTCTGGTCGCTAATTAGATAGCAAAAGTCATCCCACAAATAGTTAGCGAGCTGAATGAAAACactagcaagtcgtctgaagagtcCCGAACAGATTCGCCAAagtctgcttttagcttcaagcagttcaaagcctgcgGACCGAAAGAATTTACCAGTGAAGATGGTCCTACGGctatgttccaatggtttgattcaattgaagtcaccctgcgccagaGTGGCTGTCCTGATAATCTCCGTACTCTGAACgcaactggcgtcttccagtcccgcgctctagactggtggacggccgagagaaacaaacgcggaaatgatgcagcttacgggctgacgtgggatgagttgaaggacgtTATGAtgcaagagttctgccctccccacgagcgccaaaagctggaggatgaattctggcatatcaagcagaaagatggagacaacgctggtttgactgctcgcttcaagcagctaagCATAATCTGTCCAAGCCAAGTTACTACacccgaaatcaccatcaagaaatacatccgtgctcttctgGATTGTGTGGCTGATTTCATTCAAGCTGCAAAGACGATGACCATCGAGGAAACTTTTctactcgctgctgagatcaatgataagcgagtcAAGGTTGGTGTTTGGGGCAAAGCCTCAAAGAGTCTACATCAAGTTACTACTGCTGCAACTGCTGAAACCGCTTCCGCTCCGCAATCTTCAAAGTCCTTttgtcgcaagaggaagaacaacaacaacagtagcaaaaaTTGCGCTGTCACTACTGCTGCCCCGCTCCAATCAATTCCTGCTCAACTGCAGCCTCAACACCGCCAGGTCGCGGCACCAGTTACCTATGCATTGCCGGCCAAGCGTGCATATACTGGTCCTCACCCTGCTTGCCCAACATGTACCTATCATCACCCAGTGGGAATCGCCTGCAGATACTGTGTgcactgcaacatgtacgaccacttcactgccaactgccgtactggtccacgTCATGCTACAACTCCAGCAAAAGGCCTAGCtcctgctcatcaagctctacttcccgtTCCTCAAGGCCAATAAGCGGCTCCTGCACCCGCGATCCATGCTAGAGCTTGCttcgcgtgtggtgatcccaaccacttcgcgaacatgtgcccgaatcgagtggtgaagcaagagccacaacagcagcagccctAGCAACAGTAGCCAGCAGCCCGCGAACGTACTTTCAATATCAACGTCCGTCAAGCTCAAGCCGATAAcaatgtggtcaatggtacgttccttgtgaatggtatttatgcttcgtgtttgttgatactggagccgataactgttttatgtcgttagaattcgaaaagctccttaatcgtaagcgcgcccatctcccttcgtcattcgatgttgaagttgccaccggaagaatcgtcgctgtcaattctgttctttgtgattgtactctcgaactcaacaatcacatctttcctattgaccttattccgatgcagctcggtagttttgacgtcatagtaggcatggattttcttcgtgaaaatcgtgctaaagttgtttgtttcgataagatgattcatTTTTCGATCCctaatggtgatctattgtgtgtctatggtgaagtcgcgtcgaagaaactccaactcatgtcgtgtgtccaagctagcaagtatctccgcaaggaatacagagctttcttggctaacattgtagtagcggagaaggaaaagaaaggtaaTCCAGGAGTAAGCGATGTCCCCGTTGTTTGTGAATTTCCAAatgtgttccctgatgatcttccaggTTTGCCTCCGAGTCGTGaaatcgactttcgtatcgacctcattcctggagccaatcctgttgctagagctccttatcaactcgctccgtctgaaatgcgcaaactctcgagtcaactctaggaattgcttgataaaggcttcattcgccctagcacttctccttggggcgcaccagtccttttcgtcaaaaaagaaggatgggtcattccggatgtgtatcgactctagggagttgaataagctgacaatcaagaatcgttatcccctgcctcgaatcgatgatttgtttgatcagttgcaaggtgcatcgtgtttctcgaagatcgatctacgctcaggctatcaccaacatcgcattcaagaggaagatataccaaAAACcacttttcgcactcgatacgccCACTATGAGTtcattgttatgccttttggtttaaccaacgcacccgcggttttcatggatctgatgaattgCGTGTGTAAACCAgttcttgaccgcttcgtcatcgtgttcatcgataatatcctgatctattccaagacgaaagccgaacacgtgcagcatctatgtttggttctcgagttactccaggggaatcaactctacgccaaattctccaagtgtgaattctggctagaggaggttcaattcctcggtcatattgtcaatagtcaaggtattcacgtcgacctcgcgaagatcgaagctgttaagagttgggttacacctaagaacccgtctgaggtccgttcttttctcagactagcgggctattattgccgatttatcgaaggattctctaaaatcgtcgtgccgcttacttctctcacgcataaagacaagccttttgtttggagaactgaacaagagactgcctttcaaacccttaagcacATGCTTTACAATGCTCCCGTCCTTGCTTTACCCAACGGAAACGATGActttgttgtctattgtgatgcctcgaaccttggttttagaatgagatcggtgaggctcagcttactgggcCTGCCCTCATCTTAGAGataacagataaggttaagaaagttcgtgataaccttcagacagctagaagccgtcaaaagagttacgcggacctaaaacgcaagcccttggattttcaagtcggtgatcgtgtattacttaaggtctcaccttggaaaggtgtgatcagatttggaaaaaaaggaaaacttgcacctagatacgttggaccattcaagatcgttgaaagaattggtaaggtagcctacagacttgagttacctccagaacatggaaatgttcatccaacctttcacgtgtccaatctaaagaggtgtttagctgatgagaacctccacataccgcttgacgaaattcgtgttgataaaacactgaaatttgttgagaaaccggtggaaatcatggaacgtgaagtcaagtggcttaaacgcaagcgcattcctttggtcaaggttcgctgggaatctaaacgtggacccgagtttacttgggaacgcaagatcaaatgaaggcaaaatatccacatctttttccacgagtttccactaaataaaatttcgggacgaaatttccacaagtaggggagactgtaacatttgtgcttgaaatcattttgaacagttcagttatcaataaaacaatgttatttgatcccaatgtttgtttggttatgttttacatttttcatgttttgacttttattcaatttcatactctacatcgctttctggagaattatacacaaactggtgcgtaaacgtactcagtttaacgcaaaaaatactccggaacatcaacatgtacttaacataccttaaatagcctttacataacttagaaataagttttgaaggctttggtatggcaaaaacaagttaattcgcctacagggactaaatttgacaaactgcgaaagtatgccaatttgaactgtaacagacattccgaaacatgaacataagttaaacataccataaatatcctttacatagcttagaaataggcttggaggggtttggtatgctaaaataaacttttggatcattcagggactaaaagtgtcaaaaagtgcataagtttgcactttcgcgcataacttacattctgaatacatccggacatctaaaaatttatgtaagcatcataatattatgccttagtgtttggcatgagaaaaatccattcgtcacgcattttggatcgtttttcgcgcttatgcgcattccgtcgtaattaaccgaacatcgcgatcgtaggACCAAATAAACCGACATCCGGCAtctttttgagcatgtttcatgtccacaatatttaggcatcattttagggccttaaagttggcttaacgggccttaaacatgtcgggaAAGGCTTTAAACACCAACAGGGACTGAATCTGTCATTTTCCAAAGTTGGTTGCAGATCAGGacacccaggcggggcgcgtaagccttgTCTGAaccttatgcgggccgcgaggCCTCCCCAGATATGCAGAAACTTGTTTTCACAGTTGTTAGCAGCCTTTCagcactccaaagggcaatgcctcttgcaaatctctggggttggggtcatATTGTGATACCATAGCATTCtgacacttgtacggatgagattcgaGCACGAAAATCGATAAACGATcgtaacggtcttgcatatcctataaatacccccccattcttgcaaaaacccacaaatctgatctaaaagctctaagttgaagccattgcttcatacctgagctcctggatcaagattagctttcggggacctttcgtaagtgttctttcgttcttttatcgctttttaagtcctaaagtcaaactttgtttgactttctgcattgaccagtttatggtcaatgcgaagttcatttgaacttcataacgtgagcgtgatcacgatggttatggtccataatgactatacctactgattaccacgttatctaggctcagtgacgagtcgtagtttcggccaaaatgcgcattcttgcgtattttgtaaccaaactactcataggtatcaaaaccatttgttttgataccaaacctgttttctaacttagttaagcatgttttaacatgcttagctcgtcacttttagtttagtgcttatatagggtcgtaaggtaagcgatctaaacaatcgcttatactttcaaacccgacccgtttggtcgatcattaggttccgaccaaacacattaggtgaccatagttgtttagggaataaccttccgaggttataccttatggtcacatcgtttaaatagttgtatgataggtagtatatatatgccttaggtaaattaccaaaacaCCCTTTGAACACCAAAtttcatattaagcatatgtaacataacttttgatatctaaactaatttggcaacaatattagatatgttaaggcatattttacttatcatagggctagttaggcgttccaaacgtgttttacgcgaacgacgcgttaaagtagcataagttacctaaacgggtcgtaatgggtcgtaagcacttaggttaggtttcgttttagtatgtaggctttgttaaaccatattacacgagtctccatactcgtttggtttacgaaccctcattctatccaatcctctgatttaggtctggtatattaacatagttacttatattaggtgccgtttgatatctgtgatctctagcattgtttggttgttacacaaggacttcaaagcaatcccaagtgagtacatagacccctcttttactgttttccaagctgttttggggtgaaacacatgtgcctacttgttactttcgtacTTTCCTTcatttcacatcatatacttgctatgctcattagtacactactagtacatgatttacattacattgtttcgctatgtatgtttacttagcatacttagtacattgttttactttacatttctgctatgtatgttgactgatagcatgctagcacattgatttacatgacttttctgctttgtatgttaacttagcgtacttagtacattgttttcatataacatgtttacatttgctatgacatttggtttgcacaaacgggacttatatacgttcattaacattagctacgccgctcggtagtaagtagtggtaccataggacttgacgaatcccattcctgacatcccgggtttgtttgggtgtaaggaatgactgaatccgaaaacatatcttttgataaccttgacttagggttatccgactatctcaaggcttgaatgtatgcgttaacttaccacataaataaatgtatcaatgtaacatgcttttactttgcaaaacataactttttgatatattcaaaatagtctgttttgtacattttctacatttggttatgtgacaatactttatttacaatacataacatttgttcCACATTACTTGGCTACATTTGGACTTTTTAACATTTGCCAAGGTTTATACAAAGGACTTTtaacaattggtttaaacatagacattatacattgttggttggtttgagtgacttaagtaacgagatgtgagtaGTATAATACAAACATGGTAAATACGCCtggtactttttatatataagtgtttgtattatattacatatcatagcgttacTTAAATTATTCCTTtttgacttatacattttacacaagtaGCACGTCTTCACAAGGCTTTGGTTTGCAATacattttattttatacaactcattttacttggttattcatttaaccatacattattctattatctatacatatcatctgatcttatcgcttttaaatgacttacaaaacaaaacaattttcaaggttcatgactgaattttattaaacatttcttaatcttaagtcatgaatcctattttcacaaaacctatgtatctcacaggcatttttatgctgacatacctattttcacatgtgttttcaggagcttttgcgtaggacgatgatcgtgacactagggcggacctgtgccttagacacataaaatgaagatagacttagtttaactatgttatgtactcttggttttcatgtttaaaacaatgttactctattgttgataaataaaacgtAAATTTGAATGCCATGgctgtgaaacaattaattctgttacaacactccccgacgtttccgccacgtttgatTATTCCAcgaggtcggggtgtgacagaagagttggtatcagagccaaaggttatagggaattaggttattagtaatactttgacctagactataactttctaggaccctaacacaagttatcttgtctttagattttaaaacatgcacttcacctatccttgggtgataaccacaatgagaacatcgattccgaatccgctttgaaaattaatcatctgttctaggatgactgattactaggttttgaaccctctgttatatggttttgaacccctttgaattttcaaaaatctcgtcaaagttttgggttttaatagtgtgaacacgtgcaaactggaagagtgaatgcctgtaccctaggttttctgtctaaggctagagtgttcgtacaaatccacataatcggaccagtcactcttacctgggaactcttggggtgagtgttcacttataggcgaacatgtcttcgtgatacattatttttgacccattttcTTTGATTGGACACcgtgtgtcgcttgtttgctttgcgatgctgacgaatgaccaccatctttggttttgttgattttgtttcatctcattctcttcatccaatcatctcactcgtttcatttcatgttttcctcttttagaatgcctcctcgacgcgaaaaccagatagcaactgccgaactggcagaaattattgcgcagcaaatggctgctcaattcccaaacctctttgctcaatggaaccaagccaacaacaacaacaatgctccatgcaatttcaagaattttaactcggctaaaccactcaagttttgtggttctgagggagcaactaggcttctccaatggttcgagagcattgagaatactttccgtcacgcgcagtgtcctgacaatcgcaaggtcaaGTTTTCCTCAAGTGTGTTttagaagagggctcttacgtggtggaacggggtaatgagagaccgtggtgcagaagttgctctagcacagatatgggctgaacttagggcccttatgatgagggagttctgtcctcgtcatgaacaacgagctttggagaaagagtttgatgacttaaaacaatacagtggcgagcaccgggcatatactaataggtttgaggagttgagtctgctttgcccaacaatggttgccccactcgacaaggctatcgaaaggtacaccgacggcctacctgactcggtacaagacatcattactggtagtaaccctaccacactccgtcaggcgatcgagttagtagcgacattgactgagtcgcaggttcgaaaaggaaagctgcacaaaaagggtgacaagggtaagaagcaggcgtctgacagagaagatagcaagaaaggtcaaaacaagaagggaaaggattctagTTCTCCAAGGGggtctaggaagcgaaaggcttcccaaaactatgccgttactgcacaggctcaagctgcaccaaatcagcctgcgcaaccactagccaagaagccttatcttggcaatgcacctttatgcaacaggtgtaacggccatcacccaccacatcttcagtgtcgtcaatgcaccaactgtggaagaaatggtcatcttgcGGCTACCTGCCGTATTCCTGCTAACCCGAATTAGGCAATTCAGAACCCAGCCCAACaaattgctcagcctcttgctcagcaacaaggtcaagctgcatgacctcattttcctcctggttcgtgctacaattgtggggatctgacccactacagaaaccggtgcccaaggttagccaaccagaatcagaatcagaatccaAATCAGAagcaggctcaggctcgaggtcgatttttcaacatgaacgcacaagaggcacaagcagataaTAATGTGGTGAACgatacgttctttattaataatcagccaacatctgttcttttttattcgggcgccgataagagttttgtgtctttatcttttgagccatttcttcgtgtgtctagaacgaaactaggtaaaccattgacagtagaagtggctagtggtgaacccattgttcttgattctgttctctgcaactgccagttgaaccttaacaaccatctttttcctattgacctcacgcctatgcaacttggaagcttcgacgttattgtgggtatggattggttagccaagcatcatgtagaggtagtttgtttcgagaagatcattcgtatgcctctttcgacaggtgagatcctacaagttcgtggtgagaaacctgctggtggtctcaaactcatgtcttgttttaaagctcggaagtatctgcgaaagaactatgtggcatttttggcacatgttgtagcagataagggcaaaggtaagtctattcaagatattcctgttgttcgggattattctgaggtattccctgaagatttacctggtctacccccagcacgccaagtcgagttccgtattgatctcgtacctggtgcaaatcccattgccagagctccatatcgtcttgcaccgtctgagatgcaagagttgtctaagcagcttcaggagctctccgacaaaggttttatccgtcctagcttttcacct comes from the Helianthus annuus cultivar XRQ/B chromosome 4, HanXRQr2.0-SUNRISE, whole genome shotgun sequence genome and includes:
- the LOC110932963 gene encoding uncharacterized protein LOC110932963: MTIEETFLLAAEINDKRVKVGVWGKASKSLHQVTTAATAETASAPQSSKSFCRKRKNNNNSSKNCAVTTAAPLQSIPAQLQPQHRQVAAPVTYALPAKRAYTGPHPACPTFKLAHVELSSLLDAACDTETKMVEMSALNHLMSTHVLQQAQQIEYLYDQAVEATKNVEMGNKELTQAIQRNSSSRTFLLLFLVVLTFSVLFLDWYS